A stretch of the Bacillus sp. FJAT-18017 genome encodes the following:
- a CDS encoding ABC transporter ATP-binding protein codes for MAELKLDHIYKVYDNKVTAVEDFNLHIQDKEFIVFVGPSGCGKSTTLRMIAGLEEISKGDFYIDGKRVNDVAPKDRDIAMVFQNYALYPHMTVYDNMAFGLKLRKVPKAEIDQKVKDAAKILGLETYLDRKPKALSGGQRQRVALGRAIVRDAKVFLMDEPLSNLDAKLRVQMRAEIAKLHRRLDTTTIYVTHDQTEAMTMATRLVVMKDGLIQQVGSPKEVYEKPENVFVGGFIGSPAMNFFRGTLEDGKFVIGDVKIAVPEGKMKFLREQGYLGKPIILGVRPEDIHDEPVFIDASAGSKINAIVDVAELTGAETMVYSSLGGQDFVARIDSRSDIHPNDKLDLAFDMNKVHFFDVETELRLRSASDK; via the coding sequence ATGGCAGAATTAAAACTTGACCACATTTATAAAGTATATGACAACAAAGTAACAGCAGTTGAAGACTTCAACCTTCATATCCAGGATAAGGAATTCATCGTTTTTGTCGGTCCATCCGGCTGCGGGAAATCCACTACCCTTCGTATGATTGCAGGCCTTGAGGAAATTTCCAAAGGCGACTTCTACATTGACGGCAAGAGAGTAAATGATGTGGCACCGAAAGACCGCGATATCGCAATGGTGTTCCAGAACTACGCTCTATATCCGCACATGACCGTTTATGATAATATGGCATTCGGACTAAAGCTTCGCAAGGTTCCTAAAGCTGAAATTGACCAAAAAGTAAAAGATGCTGCTAAGATTCTTGGCCTTGAAACTTACCTTGACCGTAAGCCAAAAGCTCTTTCCGGCGGTCAGCGCCAGCGTGTTGCTCTTGGCCGCGCCATCGTCCGTGATGCAAAAGTGTTCCTGATGGACGAGCCGCTTTCCAACCTGGATGCAAAGCTTCGTGTTCAGATGCGTGCTGAAATTGCCAAGCTTCACCGCCGCCTGGATACAACGACGATTTACGTAACACACGACCAGACTGAAGCGATGACAATGGCCACCCGCCTTGTCGTTATGAAGGATGGCCTCATCCAGCAGGTTGGAAGTCCAAAAGAAGTATACGAAAAGCCAGAAAACGTATTTGTCGGCGGCTTCATCGGATCTCCTGCTATGAACTTCTTCCGCGGAACATTGGAAGATGGCAAATTCGTTATTGGCGATGTAAAAATTGCTGTACCAGAAGGAAAAATGAAATTCCTTCGTGAGCAAGGCTATCTTGGTAAGCCTATCATCCTCGGTGTCCGTCCTGAGGACATCCATGATGAGCCAGTATTCATCGATGCTTCTGCTGGTTCAAAAATCAACGCAATAGTCGATGTTGCCGAATTGACTGGTGCTGAAACAATGGTCTATTCAAGCCTTGGCGGCCAGGACTTTGTCGCACGGATTGATTCCCGCTCCGATATTCATCCAAACGATAAACTTGACCTTGCTTTCGATATGAACAAAGTTCACTTCTTCGATGTTGAAACTGAGCTTCGCCTTCGTTCTGCAAGTGACAAATAA
- a CDS encoding PucR family transcriptional regulator yields the protein MFENLLELYPGSILTDSQPSGEVGRFHIFNNSATGEWLSIPVGAITDRELELLGTLFRKAAETERELSPHLQQWKDFLFTAGKIPSAYENEPGRLLQFHFFGYNHDHEALETAIKGFFPDEIIILWENQSNAVVVELGDFLLEERDISSMAAAFESDFYIKTNLYVGKKLRIQPELTEQFKKERTLFSFAKKVMAMEEYYSFEKVFPAYIASKLPEPLAEALQNEFETAFSSDEEMFSTVKSFLENGSNASLTAKKLFIHRNTLQYRIDKFTDRTGVSLKEFHSAFTVYLACLLFEQNRNNSSEETAQ from the coding sequence ATGTTTGAAAATTTGCTGGAGCTTTATCCTGGTTCCATCTTGACCGATTCGCAGCCTTCTGGTGAGGTTGGAAGGTTTCATATATTCAATAATTCTGCAACTGGTGAATGGCTTTCCATTCCAGTCGGGGCCATCACGGACCGTGAACTCGAATTGCTTGGAACGCTATTTCGAAAGGCCGCTGAAACAGAACGGGAACTTTCTCCACATCTCCAACAGTGGAAGGACTTTCTTTTTACAGCTGGCAAGATCCCTTCTGCCTACGAGAATGAGCCGGGCAGACTCCTGCAATTTCATTTCTTCGGTTATAACCATGACCATGAAGCGCTTGAAACTGCAATTAAAGGTTTTTTTCCTGACGAGATTATTATTCTTTGGGAAAATCAGTCCAATGCGGTTGTGGTTGAATTAGGCGATTTCCTACTCGAAGAACGGGATATTTCCTCTATGGCAGCAGCATTCGAGAGTGATTTTTACATAAAAACAAACCTTTATGTTGGAAAAAAGCTGCGAATTCAACCTGAATTAACTGAACAATTCAAGAAGGAACGGACACTCTTCTCCTTTGCAAAAAAAGTAATGGCAATGGAAGAGTATTATTCCTTTGAAAAAGTATTCCCTGCCTATATTGCGTCCAAATTGCCGGAGCCCCTGGCCGAGGCATTGCAAAATGAGTTTGAGACAGCATTCAGCAGTGACGAAGAAATGTTCAGCACGGTCAAAAGTTTTCTTGAGAACGGCTCAAACGCAAGTCTGACAGCAAAAAAACTATTCATCCACCGTAACACCTTGCAATACCGTATTGATAAATTTACAGATCGCACCGGGGTTAGCTTGAAGGAATTCCACTCGGCCTTCACAGTCTACCTAGCCTGCCTGTTGTTTGAACAAAATCGAAATAACTCCAGTGAAGAAACTGCCCAATAG
- the fumC gene encoding class II fumarate hydratase, with protein sequence MEYRIEKDTLGEVKVPKDRYWGAQTQRSLQNFKISTEKMPLDLIYSLTTVKLAAAVANNASGKLIDEKKDAIVHVCAEILEGKYDEHFPLAVWQTGSGTQTNMNVNEVIANRANGLLEQEGSAVGIHPNDDVNMSQSSNDIFPTAMHIAAYGKVNSALLPALDELTETLRQKEKDFSHIIKIGRTHLQDATPLTLGQEVSGWRTMLEKSRKMISESSKALLDLAIGGTAVGTGINASPDFGDRTAEIIASVTGHPFRSSENKFHALTSHDELVYVHGALKALAADLMKIANDIRWLASGPRSGIGEITIPANEPGSSIMPGKVNPTQSEALTMAICQIFGNDAAIGFAASQGNFELNVFKPVIIHNFLQSVRLLADGMRSFNKNCAAGITANETAILSQMERSLMLVTALNPHIGYEKAAKIAKLAHSESLTLKEAAIRTGYLTEQQFDEWVKPENMV encoded by the coding sequence ATGGAATACAGGATTGAAAAGGACACACTCGGTGAGGTGAAGGTTCCAAAGGATCGTTATTGGGGTGCCCAAACTCAGCGGAGTCTTCAGAATTTTAAAATTAGTACGGAAAAAATGCCTCTGGACCTGATTTACAGCCTTACTACTGTCAAACTTGCCGCGGCAGTTGCCAACAATGCCTCAGGAAAGCTTATCGATGAAAAAAAGGATGCAATCGTTCATGTATGCGCGGAAATTCTGGAAGGGAAGTATGACGAACATTTCCCGCTAGCTGTTTGGCAAACCGGCAGTGGCACGCAAACCAATATGAATGTTAACGAAGTGATTGCCAACCGCGCAAATGGTCTTCTTGAGCAGGAGGGCAGTGCAGTGGGGATTCATCCTAACGATGATGTCAACATGTCGCAAAGCTCGAATGATATATTTCCAACAGCTATGCATATTGCTGCCTATGGTAAAGTGAATTCAGCATTGCTGCCTGCGCTGGACGAATTGACAGAAACACTAAGGCAAAAGGAGAAAGATTTTTCCCATATTATAAAAATTGGCCGTACCCACCTCCAAGATGCGACTCCGCTCACACTTGGCCAGGAGGTAAGCGGCTGGCGGACAATGCTCGAAAAAAGCAGGAAGATGATTAGCGAATCAAGCAAAGCATTGCTTGATTTGGCAATAGGTGGAACAGCAGTCGGAACAGGGATTAATGCATCCCCTGATTTTGGGGACAGAACGGCAGAAATCATTGCAAGTGTAACGGGACATCCTTTCCGTTCTTCGGAGAATAAATTCCATGCCTTGACCAGCCACGATGAGCTTGTCTATGTGCACGGGGCATTGAAAGCACTGGCTGCAGATTTGATGAAAATCGCCAATGATATAAGATGGCTGGCTAGCGGACCGAGGAGTGGAATTGGTGAAATTACAATTCCCGCCAATGAGCCGGGAAGCTCAATTATGCCGGGTAAAGTCAATCCGACTCAAAGTGAGGCATTGACAATGGCCATTTGCCAAATATTCGGCAACGATGCTGCCATCGGCTTTGCCGCAAGCCAGGGCAATTTTGAGTTAAATGTATTCAAGCCTGTTATCATCCATAACTTCCTGCAATCTGTCAGACTGCTTGCGGATGGAATGAGGTCATTCAATAAAAACTGTGCTGCCGGTATAACGGCAAATGAAACAGCGATATTGTCGCAAATGGAACGCTCGCTAATGCTTGTAACCGCACTTAATCCTCACATCGGATACGAAAAAGCAGCAAAGATTGCCAAGCTCGCGCACAGCGAATCGCTAACACTTAAGGAAGCAGCCATCAGGACCGGCTACCTGACTGAACAGCAATTCGATGAATGGGTTAAACCGGAAAATATGGTTTGA
- a CDS encoding NAD(P)-dependent oxidoreductase, whose amino-acid sequence MNICLLGATGRVGGIVLENCLEAGYHVQALVRNPEKLAISHPSLRILNGDARNKSDVSFAVEGCDAVISSLNTGGATILSDSMPLIIDAMKHHKVRRIIMVSTAGILQARSEPQLYRFQSSESRRSTTKDAEEHLKAFLIMKESGLDWTAVCPTYLPVGERKGTYRVGRNMLPVNPSSISIYDTGDFTFQQLQSLEYLHCRTGLTY is encoded by the coding sequence ATGAACATATGCCTTTTGGGGGCTACTGGCAGAGTTGGCGGGATTGTGTTGGAAAACTGCCTAGAAGCAGGCTACCATGTACAGGCTCTTGTAAGGAACCCCGAAAAACTAGCTATTTCTCATCCTTCATTAAGGATACTAAACGGTGATGCCCGGAATAAATCAGATGTATCTTTTGCTGTAGAAGGCTGTGATGCAGTGATTAGTTCATTGAATACAGGAGGTGCTACGATTCTGTCTGATTCTATGCCACTCATTATTGATGCAATGAAACACCATAAAGTTCGACGCATTATTATGGTCAGTACTGCTGGAATTTTGCAGGCAAGGTCCGAACCGCAACTTTACCGTTTCCAATCATCCGAATCAAGGCGGTCTACCACAAAGGATGCCGAGGAACATCTTAAGGCTTTTTTGATTATGAAGGAATCGGGTCTTGATTGGACAGCAGTCTGCCCAACTTACTTGCCTGTCGGCGAGCGAAAGGGAACATATCGTGTTGGCAGGAATATGCTCCCGGTAAATCCGAGCTCGATTTCGATTTATGACACTGGAGATTTCACCTTCCAGCAGCTTCAAAGTCTCGAATACCTGCATTGTAGGACTGGGTTAACTTATTAA
- a CDS encoding alpha/beta-type small acid-soluble spore protein has product MPSNNSNQLLVPGAEQALQQMKYEIAQEFGVNLGAETTSRANGSVGGEITKRLVSMAQSQLGGGFSR; this is encoded by the coding sequence ATGCCAAGCAACAATAGTAACCAATTGTTAGTTCCAGGTGCAGAACAAGCTTTGCAACAAATGAAGTATGAAATTGCACAAGAATTTGGTGTTAACCTTGGTGCAGAAACTACTTCCCGTGCAAACGGCTCGGTCGGTGGAGAAATTACTAAGCGTCTAGTTTCTATGGCTCAAAGCCAACTAGGTGGCGGCTTTAGCCGTTAA
- a CDS encoding ABC transporter ATP-binding protein gives MTTGKRLYKYALQFKSIIAGALVLLTLSAAADLAGPFIAKRVIDVHILGIESVWYETEQGDRAAEYDGSYYKRDIYFAEGEPKGSAAEILQVGTRFVFLEEEAGIDGERSYSNGTLTIKNADERKTYPATVLSASDVMRFTSPELPGIVWLLALYFGLAVVSAFFQYWQRYMLQKSANRVIQRMREDVYARIQKLPVRFFDNRPAGKIVARITNDTEAVRELYVTVLSTFFTGGIYIIGIYIALFILSPKLAAITLLLLPILYAWMVIYRKFASRYNHKIRSRNSEINAMINESIQGMNVIQAFGREKDTMGDFEKLNEDHFRNQNKMLNLNSLTSFNLVNVLRNIVFVVFIWYFGGESLEASSAISLGMLYAFVDYLNRLFEPVVGMVNQQANLEQALVAGERVFQLMDEPKEEEKGMDLPEYRGNVRFDNVSFAYKEGEWVLKNIDFEARPGETVALVGHTGSGKSSIMNLLFRFYDCQKGAITIDGIDVKNISRNSLRRKMGIVLQDPYLFTGTILTNVSLGDPAISRERIEKALKDVGSDEIFKNLEDGYDSPVTEKGSTFSSGQRQLISFARALAFDPAILILDEATSSIDSETEAVIQEAMEVLKKGRTTFIIAHRLSTIRNANQILVLDKGEIVEKGNHDDLMEQKGRYYQMYQLQLGKADLAG, from the coding sequence ATGACTACCGGTAAACGATTATACAAGTATGCACTCCAATTTAAATCAATCATAGCAGGGGCATTAGTGCTCCTCACCCTGTCAGCGGCGGCTGACCTTGCCGGGCCGTTCATTGCCAAGCGGGTAATAGACGTCCATATACTCGGCATCGAATCGGTCTGGTACGAAACGGAGCAGGGCGATAGAGCAGCCGAGTATGATGGCAGCTATTATAAACGGGACATTTATTTTGCTGAAGGTGAACCAAAAGGAAGTGCTGCTGAAATTCTCCAGGTTGGGACCAGATTTGTTTTTCTGGAGGAAGAGGCTGGTATTGACGGCGAGCGAAGCTACAGCAACGGGACGTTAACAATTAAAAATGCTGATGAGAGAAAAACGTATCCAGCAACTGTCCTGTCCGCAAGTGATGTCATGAGGTTTACCTCACCTGAACTGCCAGGCATTGTTTGGCTCCTGGCGTTATATTTTGGATTGGCTGTCGTATCGGCATTTTTTCAGTATTGGCAGCGTTACATGCTGCAAAAGTCTGCAAATCGCGTTATTCAGAGAATGCGAGAAGATGTATATGCAAGAATACAGAAGCTGCCTGTCCGATTTTTTGATAACCGCCCCGCTGGTAAAATTGTCGCCCGCATCACTAACGACACCGAGGCAGTAAGAGAACTGTATGTTACTGTGCTATCAACTTTTTTCACCGGCGGGATTTATATTATCGGTATTTATATTGCCTTGTTTATCCTTAGTCCGAAGCTGGCAGCAATCACTCTTCTGCTCTTGCCGATTTTATACGCATGGATGGTAATCTATCGGAAATTCGCATCTAGGTATAATCATAAAATCCGCTCGCGGAACAGTGAAATCAATGCAATGATTAACGAATCCATCCAGGGAATGAATGTGATTCAGGCTTTTGGGCGTGAAAAGGATACAATGGGTGATTTTGAAAAACTAAATGAGGACCATTTCCGCAACCAGAATAAGATGCTGAACCTGAATTCATTAACGTCGTTCAACCTGGTCAATGTGCTCCGTAACATCGTATTTGTCGTGTTTATTTGGTATTTCGGGGGAGAATCTCTCGAGGCTTCGTCTGCGATTTCGCTTGGGATGCTTTACGCCTTCGTTGATTACCTTAACAGGCTGTTTGAGCCGGTTGTCGGTATGGTGAACCAGCAAGCGAATTTGGAGCAGGCTCTCGTTGCCGGCGAAAGGGTATTTCAATTAATGGATGAACCGAAAGAAGAAGAAAAAGGCATGGACTTGCCTGAGTATCGCGGAAATGTCCGCTTTGACAATGTTTCTTTTGCCTATAAAGAAGGCGAATGGGTTCTAAAAAATATTGACTTTGAAGCCCGTCCCGGTGAAACGGTAGCTCTTGTCGGACATACCGGTTCCGGAAAAAGTTCAATTATGAATTTGCTCTTCAGATTTTATGACTGCCAGAAGGGTGCAATTACAATTGATGGGATTGATGTTAAGAATATTTCCAGAAACTCATTGCGCCGAAAAATGGGGATAGTCTTGCAGGATCCGTACTTGTTTACAGGAACAATTCTCACAAATGTCAGCCTTGGTGATCCAGCGATTTCCCGTGAACGGATTGAAAAGGCGCTTAAAGATGTTGGCTCGGATGAAATCTTCAAAAATCTTGAAGATGGCTATGATTCGCCCGTTACGGAAAAAGGATCGACGTTCTCAAGCGGGCAGCGCCAGCTCATTTCATTTGCACGGGCGCTTGCCTTCGATCCTGCTATCCTGATTCTCGATGAGGCAACCTCCAGTATCGATAGTGAAACCGAGGCTGTCATTCAGGAGGCAATGGAGGTTCTGAAAAAAGGGCGGACCACCTTTATCATCGCCCACCGACTCTCAACAATCCGAAATGCCAACCAAATCCTTGTACTCGATAAAGGCGAGATTGTTGAAAAAGGCAACCATGATGACTTAATGGAACAAAAAGGCCGCTACTACCAGATGTATCAGCTGCAGCTCGGTAAGGCGGACTTGGCAGGATAA